The window aggtgaatggcttctccccagtgtgaactcgctggtgactctgcaggttggctgactgagtgaatcccttcccacagactgcgcaggtgaacggcttctccccagtgtgaactttctggtgtctctgtagggtggatgaatccgtgaatttcttcccacattctgagcaggcgaatggcttctccccagtgtgaactcgctgatgtctccgtaggtgggatgactgagtgaatccctgcccacattctgagcaggtgaatggcttctccccagtgtgaattcgctgatgtatctGCAGGgtgtatgactgagtgaatcccttcccacagattgagcaggtgaatggcttctccccagtgtgaactcgctggtgtgtcagtagttgggatgacagagtgaatccctgcccacattctgtgcaggtgaacggcttctccccagtgtgaagtcgctgatgattctgtaggtgggatgaccgagtgaatcccttcccacagactgagcaggtgaaaggcttctccccagtgtgaactcgctggtgtgtcagtaggctggaagagttggtgaatctcttctcacagactgagcaggtgaacggcttctcgccagtgtgaactcgctggtgtctctgtagggtggatgaatcagtgaatttcttcccacattctgagcaggtgaatggcttctccccagtgtgaactcgctgatgtctctgtaggtgggatgactgaatgaatccctgcccacattctgagcaggtgaatggcttctccccagtgtgaactcgctggtgtatctGCAGGGTGTATGACTgaatgaatcgcttcccacagactgagcaggtgaacggcttctccccagtgtgaactcgctgatgactctgtaggtgggatgactgagtgaatccctgcccacattctgagcaggtgaacggcttctccccagtgtgaactcactgatgattctgtaggtgggatgaccgagtgaatcccttcccacagactgagcagatgaaaggcttctccccagtgtgaactcgctggtgtctctgtagggtggaagagttggtgaatctcttctcacagactgagcaggtgaacggcttctccccagtgtgaactcgctggtgtctcactAGTTTCGAtgccaaagtgaatcccttcccacagtccgagcaggtaaacggccgctccccggtgtgtactcgctggtgagccattagctcaaatgaccgagtgaatcccttcccacagtctgagcaggtgaacggcttctccccagtgtgaactcgctggtgtatctgcaggttggatgactgaatgaatcccttcccacagactgagcagctgaacgccctctccccagtgtgaactcgctgatgcaccttcagcgtagatgagcaagtgaatcccttcccacagtctgtgcaggtgaacggcctctccccagtgtgaactctctgatgtaccttcagttcagatgaccgagtgaatcccttcccacagactgagcaggtgaatggcttctccccagtatgaaacAGCTGATGACTCCGTAGGCTGGAAgcgtgagtgaatctcttctcacaaactgagcagatgaatggcttctccccagtgtgaattcgctggtgactcagtagttgggatgacagagtgaatcccttcccacattctgagcaggtgaatggcttctccccagtgtgaactcgctgatgactctgcaggttggctgactgagtgaatcccttccc of the Hemitrygon akajei unplaced genomic scaffold, sHemAka1.3 Scf000163, whole genome shotgun sequence genome contains:
- the LOC140724111 gene encoding uncharacterized protein; protein product: MAHQRVQTGVRPFTCSDCGMRFTRSSTLQSHQRVHTGEKPFTCSVCRKGFTQSSSLQSHQRVHTGEKPFTCSDCGKGFTRSSDLMAHQRVHTGERPFTCLDCGMRFTLSSHLLTHQRVHTGEKPFTCSVCEKRFTHSCTLLIHQRVHTGEKPFTCSVCGKGFTQSANLQSHQRVHTGEKPFTCSECGKGFTLSSQLLSHQRIHTGEKPFICSVCEKRFTHASSLRSHQLFHTGEKPFTCSVCGKGFTRSSELKVHQRVHTGERPFTCTDCGKGFTCSSTLKVHQRVHTGERAFSCSVCGKGFIQSSNLQIHQRVHTGEKPFTCSDCGKGFTRSFELMAHQRVHTGERPFTCSDCGKGFTLASKLVRHQRVHTGEKPFTCSVCEKRFTNSSTLQRHQRVHTGEKPFICSVCGKGFTRSSHLQNHQ